A genomic region of Nocardioides plantarum contains the following coding sequences:
- a CDS encoding transcriptional regulator, protein MRRWSVVAAVVLAVAAVPVVPRLLPVGDTDVSAATLLDRVRASADVGHSGYAETEGTVQLPVGDRLGDVGELLAGTSRLRVWWQDQDAWRVDRLLASGERDLVHAGPVTTSYDYEDARATTTLDPEIRLPRAPDLLPPALARTALEDATAVDVRRLAPRRVAGIAASGLRYTPPDPGSGSGPRTTIDRVDVWVDPGSGLPLRVEVRAAGSDEPDVVSAFDEVEVERPADDLVDFRPSPAVEVEQARTLDIADAAGRYAPYVVPERLAGLDRRTGPDAAAGVYGIGVTRFIAVPLRPREAGPLREQLRAAPGATLGDRRTVAADGALTVLLTGGGRRGDRTAWLVAGTVTPQVLQEAADELVRLDRVDRDGPR, encoded by the coding sequence GTGCGTCGATGGTCCGTCGTCGCGGCGGTCGTGCTGGCCGTCGCCGCGGTCCCGGTGGTGCCGCGGCTGCTGCCGGTCGGCGACACCGACGTGTCGGCGGCCACCCTGCTCGACCGGGTCCGCGCCTCGGCCGACGTCGGGCACTCGGGGTACGCCGAGACCGAGGGCACCGTGCAGCTGCCGGTCGGTGACCGGCTAGGCGACGTCGGCGAGCTGCTGGCCGGCACGAGCCGGCTGCGGGTGTGGTGGCAGGACCAGGACGCCTGGCGGGTCGACCGGCTGCTCGCCTCGGGCGAGCGCGACCTCGTCCACGCCGGACCGGTCACCACGTCCTACGACTACGAGGACGCACGGGCGACCACCACCCTCGACCCCGAGATCCGGCTGCCGCGCGCCCCCGACCTGCTGCCGCCGGCCCTGGCACGCACCGCCCTCGAGGACGCCACCGCCGTCGACGTACGCCGCCTCGCGCCGCGGCGGGTCGCCGGGATCGCGGCCTCCGGCCTGCGCTACACCCCGCCCGATCCCGGCTCCGGCTCCGGCCCTCGGACGACGATCGACCGGGTCGACGTGTGGGTCGACCCGGGCTCGGGACTGCCGCTGCGGGTCGAGGTGCGCGCGGCCGGGTCCGACGAGCCCGACGTGGTCTCGGCCTTCGACGAGGTCGAGGTCGAGCGCCCGGCCGACGACCTGGTCGACTTCCGGCCCTCGCCGGCGGTGGAGGTCGAGCAGGCCCGCACCCTCGACATCGCCGACGCGGCCGGCCGCTACGCGCCGTACGTCGTGCCCGAGCGGCTGGCCGGCCTCGACCGGCGGACGGGGCCCGACGCGGCCGCCGGTGTCTACGGCATCGGCGTCACCCGGTTCATCGCGGTGCCGCTGCGCCCTCGTGAGGCCGGTCCGCTGCGCGAGCAGCTGCGCGCCGCGCCCGGCGCGACGCTGGGGGACCGGCGCACGGTCGCGGCCGACGGGGCCCTCACCGTCCTGCTCACCGGCGGCGGGCGCCGCGGCGACCGCACGGCGTGGCTGGTCGCCGGGACCGTCACGCCCCAGGTCCTCCAGGAGGCCGCCGACGAGCTGGTGCGCCTGGACCGGGTCGACCGGGACGGCCCGCGATGA
- a CDS encoding lipase family alpha/beta hydrolase, with the protein MTTWPGWLGRLSPARRRLHLVVAGLLAAVLVTLVVRSVGDPAAGAPAPVDQARRGPVLLVPGYGGSTAALEDLAAALPDAEVVVPPGDGTGDLRAAAEGLADRVAAALDRTGAGSVDLVGYSAGGVVVRYYVAELGGDAVTRRVATIASPHHGTDLAALATSLGDGACAEACRQLDPDSDLLRGLNQGDETPAGPRWLSLWTETDRTVVPPDSAVLEGATSIDLQDTCRTGPLSHGEIVRDPRTIGIVESFLAGDADGFALAC; encoded by the coding sequence ATGACCACGTGGCCCGGCTGGCTGGGGCGGCTCTCCCCCGCCCGGCGGCGTCTCCACCTCGTCGTGGCCGGGCTCCTCGCCGCGGTGCTCGTGACGCTCGTCGTCCGCTCGGTCGGCGACCCGGCCGCCGGCGCGCCGGCACCGGTCGACCAGGCGCGCCGCGGACCGGTCCTGCTCGTGCCCGGGTACGGCGGCTCGACGGCCGCCCTCGAGGACCTTGCGGCCGCGCTGCCCGACGCGGAGGTCGTCGTACCGCCCGGCGACGGCACCGGCGACCTGCGGGCCGCCGCCGAGGGGCTCGCCGACCGGGTCGCCGCGGCGCTCGACCGGACCGGGGCCGGCTCCGTCGACCTGGTCGGCTACTCCGCCGGGGGTGTCGTCGTGCGCTACTACGTCGCCGAGCTGGGCGGCGACGCCGTCACCCGCCGGGTCGCGACGATCGCCTCGCCCCACCACGGGACCGACCTGGCCGCGCTGGCCACCAGCCTGGGCGACGGGGCGTGCGCCGAGGCCTGCCGCCAGCTCGACCCCGACAGCGACCTGCTGCGCGGGCTCAACCAGGGCGACGAGACGCCCGCCGGTCCGCGCTGGCTGTCGTTGTGGACCGAGACCGACCGGACCGTCGTCCCGCCCGACTCCGCCGTGCTCGAGGGCGCGACGTCGATCGACCTCCAGGACACCTGCCGCACCGGACCGCTGTCGCACGGCGAGATCGTCCGCGACCCGCGCACTATCGGCATCGTGGAGTCGTTCCTGGCCGGTGACGCCGACGGCTTCGCCCTCGCCTGTTGA
- a CDS encoding ROK family transcriptional regulator — MSTSDPAPGSTASLRTANQRRVLDVLRGQGPVVAPTDGPAEGQITQAELARTTGLAPATVSSIVRELAGAGLVATVKGSGRRGTTVQLASSAGVVAGIDFGHRHVSVAVGDLTGQVVCEASRPLGPAHHYDEGLGHAAEMLASMLTDLALEADAVRTVGLGLPAPIIDDVVRSSAILPGWVGVNAKRVAMERFAGPVHIENDANLGALAEHRLGSARGHSTMIYLKLSSGVGSGIVIDDRLFHGASGTAGEVGHLTVDEHGPVCRCGSRGCLETYASTGSVLELMATHMPDATLDDVVEAARGGNVSAVRSLEDAGLHLGWGLGSLVNLFNPSLIVIGGDLARAGDLLLDSARVGLRRHALDAVAATPVVVSELGRRAALVGSVLLAAERTDLLPEAASG; from the coding sequence GTGTCCACCTCCGACCCGGCCCCGGGTTCCACCGCGTCGCTGCGCACGGCCAACCAGCGCCGGGTGCTCGACGTGCTGCGGGGCCAGGGCCCGGTGGTGGCGCCGACGGACGGACCCGCCGAGGGTCAGATCACCCAGGCCGAGCTGGCGCGTACGACGGGCCTGGCCCCCGCGACCGTGTCGAGCATCGTGCGTGAGCTGGCCGGCGCCGGGCTGGTCGCGACCGTCAAGGGCAGCGGCCGTCGCGGCACGACCGTGCAGCTCGCGTCGAGCGCCGGCGTCGTCGCGGGCATCGACTTCGGGCACCGCCACGTCTCCGTCGCCGTCGGCGACCTCACCGGCCAGGTGGTCTGCGAGGCGAGCCGTCCGCTCGGGCCGGCGCACCACTACGACGAGGGCCTCGGCCACGCCGCGGAGATGCTCGCCTCGATGCTCACCGACCTGGCGCTCGAGGCCGACGCCGTGCGCACCGTCGGGCTGGGGCTGCCGGCCCCGATCATCGACGACGTCGTGCGGTCCTCGGCGATCCTGCCCGGCTGGGTCGGCGTCAACGCCAAGCGCGTCGCCATGGAGCGTTTCGCCGGACCCGTGCACATCGAGAACGACGCCAACCTGGGTGCTCTCGCCGAGCACCGGCTGGGCAGCGCCCGCGGGCACTCGACGATGATCTACCTCAAGCTGTCGTCGGGCGTCGGCTCCGGCATCGTCATCGACGACCGGCTCTTCCACGGCGCGAGCGGCACCGCCGGCGAGGTCGGTCACCTGACCGTCGACGAGCACGGTCCGGTGTGCCGGTGCGGCAGCCGCGGCTGCCTGGAGACCTACGCCTCCACCGGAAGCGTGCTGGAGCTGATGGCGACCCACATGCCCGACGCGACCCTCGACGACGTCGTCGAGGCTGCACGTGGGGGCAACGTCTCCGCCGTACGCAGCCTCGAGGACGCCGGCCTCCACCTCGGCTGGGGCCTGGGCAGCCTGGTCAACCTCTTCAACCCCTCCCTCATCGTGATCGGCGGCGACCTCGCCCGCGCGGGCGACCTGCTGCTCGACTCGGCCCGTGTGGGCCTGCGGCGGCACGCCCTCGACGCGGTCGCCGCGACCCCGGTGGTGGTCAGCGAGCTCGGCCGGCGGGCCGCCCTGGTGGGCTCGGTCCTCCTCGCTGCCGAGCGCACCGATCTCCTCCCCGAGGCCGCGTCGGGCTAG
- a CDS encoding discoidin domain-containing protein: MHQCARCGHALGVGRYCVNCGQPRDDIAGPPDVTGDVTGGDPTSTAERPAVRVEDSPAPSDPARSPWPPGAGPTAPPPVYETPGRPRYPMYADDPPPPPATPATPLPPVAPVAPVSPEVWEADTSVPVAFVGYDDHAAPTDDRRSHAARRSALPWLVVAAALVLVAGMGVFLLRGNDTDDDRAGDPAPGGSASASAPGTSAPTTDPSSSEPTSPTTSTTTGPSKDVSGSATVRAPSTAKPGVDVDGNPVRYDAANMLDDRPDTAWRAPGSAAGSTLVFTLAKSTRLTSVGLLNGYAKRDPGYDGYTANRRVLEVEWVFDGGETVTQTLGESRAVQKMRVDVVSRTVRMRLVSVSDPARAPKGRNFTAISTVELLGSPQP, encoded by the coding sequence GGCGGCGACCCCACCAGCACCGCCGAGCGCCCGGCGGTGCGGGTCGAGGACTCGCCGGCCCCGTCGGACCCGGCCCGGTCGCCGTGGCCGCCGGGCGCGGGTCCGACGGCACCGCCCCCGGTCTACGAGACCCCGGGTCGCCCGCGCTACCCGATGTACGCCGACGACCCGCCGCCCCCGCCGGCGACCCCCGCGACGCCGCTGCCCCCGGTGGCGCCGGTGGCGCCGGTCTCCCCCGAGGTGTGGGAGGCCGACACCTCGGTACCCGTCGCGTTCGTGGGCTACGACGACCACGCGGCGCCGACCGACGACCGCCGCAGCCACGCAGCCCGCCGTTCGGCGCTGCCGTGGCTGGTCGTCGCGGCGGCCCTGGTGCTGGTCGCCGGGATGGGCGTGTTCCTGCTCCGCGGCAACGACACCGACGACGACCGGGCCGGCGACCCCGCGCCCGGTGGGTCCGCGAGCGCCAGCGCACCCGGCACCAGCGCGCCGACCACCGATCCGTCGTCGTCCGAGCCGACCAGCCCCACGACCTCCACGACGACCGGGCCGAGCAAGGACGTCTCGGGGTCCGCCACGGTCCGGGCGCCCAGCACCGCCAAGCCGGGCGTCGACGTCGACGGCAACCCGGTCCGCTACGACGCCGCCAACATGCTCGACGACCGCCCCGACACGGCCTGGCGCGCCCCGGGCAGCGCCGCCGGTTCGACCCTCGTCTTCACCCTCGCGAAGTCGACCCGGCTGACCTCGGTCGGGCTGCTCAACGGCTACGCCAAGCGCGACCCCGGCTACGACGGCTACACCGCCAACCGCCGGGTCCTCGAGGTCGAGTGGGTCTTCGACGGCGGGGAGACGGTCACCCAGACCCTCGGCGAGTCCCGTGCCGTGCAGAAGATGCGGGTCGACGTCGTCTCCAGGACCGTCCGGATGCGGCTCGTCTCGGTCAGCGACCCGGCCCGCGCCCCCAAGGGACGCAACTTCACCGCCATCAGCACCGTCGAGCTCCTCGGCTCACCCCAGCCCTGA
- a CDS encoding ATP-binding cassette domain-containing protein — protein MSEPLLSARGLNKSFGPVHVLHDVDFDVYPGEVTALVGDNGAGKSTLVKCFAGINSVDSGQILFEGKPVTITDPRSASALGIEFVYQDLALADNLDITQNMFLGREIRKMGMFLADGEMERQARETLASLSVRTVSSVRQQVANLSGGQRQTVAIAKAVLWNSKVVFLDEPTAALGVAQTRQVLDLVRRLADQGRGVVLISHNMNDVKEVADRVAALFLGRVAAEVKTADTTTTQIVELITSGRTGDLGLSKATTNEVM, from the coding sequence GTGTCCGAACCGCTCCTCTCGGCCCGGGGGCTCAACAAGAGCTTCGGGCCCGTCCACGTGCTGCACGACGTCGACTTCGACGTCTACCCGGGAGAGGTCACGGCCCTGGTCGGCGACAACGGGGCCGGCAAGTCGACCCTCGTGAAGTGCTTCGCCGGCATCAACAGCGTCGACTCCGGCCAGATCCTCTTCGAGGGCAAGCCGGTCACCATCACCGACCCGCGCTCGGCCAGCGCCCTCGGCATCGAGTTCGTCTACCAGGACCTCGCCCTGGCCGACAACCTCGACATCACCCAGAACATGTTCCTGGGCCGCGAGATCCGCAAGATGGGCATGTTCCTCGCCGACGGCGAGATGGAGCGCCAGGCCCGCGAGACACTCGCCAGCCTCTCGGTGCGCACCGTGTCCTCGGTGCGCCAGCAGGTCGCCAACCTCTCCGGCGGTCAGCGTCAGACGGTCGCGATCGCCAAGGCCGTGCTGTGGAACAGCAAGGTCGTGTTCCTCGACGAGCCCACCGCCGCCCTCGGCGTCGCCCAGACGCGCCAGGTGCTCGACCTCGTGCGTCGCCTGGCCGACCAGGGCCGCGGCGTCGTGCTGATCTCGCACAACATGAACGACGTCAAGGAGGTCGCCGACCGCGTCGCCGCCCTCTTCCTCGGCCGGGTCGCCGCGGAGGTCAAGACCGCCGACACGACCACCACCCAGATCGTCGAGCTCATCACCTCGGGTCGCACCGGCGACCTCGGTCTGAGCAAGGCCACCACCAACGAGGTCATGTGA
- a CDS encoding ABC transporter ATP-binding protein produces MTAPGLAIRTAGLTKYYGRFLAVDALDLEVREGDVYGFLGANGSGKTTTVRMLLGLVLATSGTAEVLGRAMPGGAPDVLPEVGAMIEAPAAYPHLSGRANLALFDAMGRGSRRRGRAGRVDDALDRVGLGGVDGRPVRAYSLGMRQRLGLANALIRRPRLLVLDEPTNGLDPQGIRDIRALLLELNAAGTTVFVSSHLLLEIEQMCTRVGVLDRGRLVLQEHLDDLRAPTGRVVLRTRDVADARRLLDHRIDEARDDRIVVRDADPAALAAELVRAGIAVDELVAERRSLEDIVLAATSAGSDTFARDRDRDRDRDRDRDRDATGDAAGVSA; encoded by the coding sequence ATGACCGCCCCGGGCCTCGCGATCCGGACCGCGGGACTGACCAAGTACTACGGGCGCTTCCTGGCCGTCGACGCCCTCGACCTCGAGGTGCGCGAGGGCGACGTCTACGGCTTCCTGGGTGCCAACGGGTCAGGCAAGACGACGACGGTGCGGATGCTGCTGGGGCTGGTCCTGGCCACGTCGGGCACCGCCGAGGTGCTGGGCCGGGCGATGCCCGGCGGCGCGCCCGACGTGCTGCCCGAGGTGGGCGCCATGATCGAGGCGCCAGCGGCCTACCCCCACCTGTCGGGGCGCGCCAACCTCGCGCTCTTCGACGCGATGGGCCGGGGCTCGCGACGGCGCGGTCGCGCGGGCCGGGTCGACGACGCGCTCGACCGGGTCGGCCTCGGCGGTGTCGACGGCCGACCGGTGCGCGCCTACTCCCTCGGCATGCGGCAGCGCCTCGGCCTGGCCAACGCACTGATCCGCCGGCCCCGCCTGCTGGTGCTCGACGAGCCCACCAACGGCCTGGACCCGCAGGGCATCCGCGACATCCGGGCCCTGCTCCTCGAGCTCAACGCCGCCGGCACGACGGTCTTCGTCTCCAGCCACCTGCTGCTCGAGATCGAGCAGATGTGCACCCGGGTCGGTGTGCTCGACCGCGGACGGCTGGTGCTGCAGGAGCACCTCGACGACCTGCGCGCCCCCACCGGCCGCGTCGTGCTGCGCACCCGCGACGTCGCCGACGCGCGACGGCTGCTGGACCACCGGATCGACGAGGCCCGGGACGACCGGATCGTGGTGCGCGACGCCGATCCGGCCGCGCTGGCCGCCGAGCTCGTGCGCGCGGGCATCGCCGTCGACGAGCTCGTCGCCGAGCGTCGCTCGCTGGAGGACATCGTGCTGGCCGCCACGAGCGCGGGCAGCGACACCTTCGCCCGTGACCGTGACCGTGACCGTGACCGTGACCGTGATCGCGACCGCGACGCCACGGGCGACGCCGCGGGGGTGTCGGCGTGA
- a CDS encoding sugar ABC transporter substrate-binding protein, whose protein sequence is MSSFIRRAALIGAAVTLCVGPLAACGSDDDDKAGDGGSGGGGGDITGACSLDSPPVSAAEKPAEGKAGTASGKVGVILPDTTSSTRYETYDAPLLKSALSEAGLTPDIQNAQGDINKFASLAQNMIGAGVKVLIIDSIDAASGAGVEKQADAAGVPVIDYDRVNLGGTAPYYVSFDNEDVGKLQAQTLVDCLDKSGADKPNIIMMNGGTDVDNNAVLFSKGAHSVLDPLQKEGKLTITQEATVKGWKVENAAPTFQQAFTADGGDVDGVLAANDDIANAVIGVLKTNGLDGKVVVTGQDAGVQGLQNIITGTQSMTVFKDVKLEATAAAQLAIALAAGTDPAEAGLTLAPFEDPEAPSHKLEALLLPAQVITQANISDVIDAGALKADEICQGIEDDCKKLGIS, encoded by the coding sequence GTGTCTTCATTCATCCGCCGTGCCGCCCTCATCGGCGCCGCGGTCACGCTGTGCGTCGGCCCGTTGGCAGCGTGCGGCTCCGACGACGACGACAAGGCCGGCGACGGCGGCAGTGGCGGGGGCGGCGGCGACATCACCGGCGCCTGCAGCCTCGACAGCCCGCCGGTCAGCGCGGCCGAGAAGCCCGCCGAGGGCAAGGCCGGCACCGCGAGCGGCAAGGTCGGCGTGATCCTGCCCGACACCACCTCGTCGACCCGCTACGAGACCTACGACGCCCCGCTGCTCAAGTCGGCGCTCTCCGAGGCCGGGCTGACCCCCGACATCCAGAACGCCCAGGGTGACATCAACAAGTTCGCCTCGCTGGCGCAGAACATGATCGGTGCCGGCGTCAAGGTGCTCATCATCGACTCCATCGACGCCGCCTCCGGTGCCGGTGTCGAGAAGCAGGCCGACGCGGCCGGCGTCCCGGTCATCGACTACGACCGCGTCAACCTCGGCGGCACCGCGCCCTACTACGTCTCCTTCGACAACGAGGACGTCGGCAAGCTCCAGGCCCAGACCCTCGTGGACTGCCTCGACAAGAGCGGCGCCGACAAGCCCAACATCATCATGATGAACGGCGGCACCGACGTCGACAACAACGCCGTGCTGTTCTCCAAGGGCGCCCACTCGGTGCTCGACCCGCTCCAGAAGGAGGGCAAGCTGACGATCACCCAGGAGGCGACCGTCAAGGGCTGGAAGGTCGAGAACGCCGCTCCGACGTTCCAGCAGGCCTTCACCGCCGACGGCGGCGACGTCGACGGCGTGCTCGCTGCCAACGACGACATCGCCAACGCGGTCATCGGTGTGCTCAAGACCAACGGGCTCGACGGCAAGGTCGTCGTGACCGGTCAGGACGCCGGCGTCCAGGGCCTGCAGAACATCATCACCGGCACCCAGAGCATGACGGTCTTCAAGGACGTCAAGCTCGAGGCCACCGCCGCCGCCCAGCTCGCCATCGCGCTCGCTGCCGGCACCGACCCCGCCGAGGCGGGCCTCACCCTGGCCCCCTTCGAGGACCCGGAGGCCCCGTCGCACAAGCTCGAGGCGCTGCTGCTCCCCGCCCAGGTCATCACCCAGGCCAACATCTCCGACGTCATCGACGCCGGCGCGCTGAAGGCCGACGAGATCTGCCAGGGCATCGAGGACGACTGCAAGAAGCTCGGCATCTCCTGA
- a CDS encoding ABC transporter permease, with amino-acid sequence MIGVELRKLLRSRRTWATILLVDSLPTLVGVLLAVTDLGPRPGEGPAFLSAVLTDGTLFPLAALAIVLPLFLPIAVAVTAGEAVAGEAAAGTLRYVLVRPVSRLRFLVAKLVSVLVFVVITVLVVAATAYVVGLVLLGNESVTATGAATSVSGSSLSTPELVGRTFLALGYAMLCMLGVATIALFLSTAVQSSLGAALGTMAVFVGSALLMTLDAADALSDFLPTRYWLAFVDLFRDPILWKDVQAGVLLQVAYVAVFFAAAWANFATKDVAD; translated from the coding sequence GTGATCGGGGTCGAGCTGCGCAAGCTGCTGCGCAGCCGACGTACGTGGGCGACGATCCTGCTCGTCGACTCGCTGCCCACCCTGGTCGGCGTGCTGCTCGCGGTCACCGACCTCGGCCCGCGGCCCGGGGAGGGGCCGGCGTTCCTGTCGGCCGTCCTCACCGACGGCACCCTGTTCCCCCTTGCTGCGTTGGCGATCGTGCTCCCGTTGTTCCTGCCGATCGCGGTCGCGGTGACCGCCGGCGAGGCCGTGGCGGGGGAGGCCGCGGCGGGCACGCTGCGCTACGTGCTGGTCCGGCCGGTGAGCCGGCTGCGGTTCCTGGTCGCCAAGCTGGTCAGCGTCCTGGTCTTCGTCGTGATCACCGTGCTCGTCGTCGCCGCGACGGCGTACGTCGTGGGGCTGGTGCTGCTCGGCAACGAGTCGGTGACCGCGACGGGCGCGGCCACGAGTGTCTCGGGCTCCTCGCTGTCGACCCCCGAGCTCGTCGGGCGCACGTTCCTGGCGCTGGGCTACGCGATGCTCTGCATGCTCGGCGTCGCCACGATCGCGTTGTTCCTGTCGACCGCGGTGCAGTCGTCGCTCGGTGCCGCGCTGGGCACCATGGCCGTCTTCGTCGGCTCGGCGCTGCTGATGACGCTCGACGCCGCCGACGCCCTCTCCGACTTCCTGCCCACGCGCTACTGGCTGGCGTTCGTCGACCTGTTCCGCGACCCGATCCTGTGGAAGGACGTGCAGGCGGGGGTGCTGCTCCAGGTCGCCTACGTCGCGGTGTTCTTCGCTGCGGCCTGGGCCAACTTCGCGACCAAGGACGTCGCCGACTGA
- a CDS encoding class II 3-deoxy-7-phosphoheptulonate synthase: MEIPDLAALHALSPAQQPTYPDRAAVDATVDRLRTLRPLVLGHECDDLTDKLAAVSRGEAFLLQGGDCAETFAGVTADNTRNKLRVLLQMAVVLTYAASVPVVKLGRLAGQYAKPRSSDLETRLVDGEKVTLPAYRGDAVNGFDFTRDARVPDPARLLEVHRTSAATLSMIRAFIAGGYADLRKVHTWNTDFVSDSVAGQRYDALAFEIDRAMAFMQAIGADPDEFHHVDFHTSHEALLLEYEHAMTRHDSGSGAAYDLSAHFVWIGERTRQLDGAHVELLSRIRNPIGVKLGPTTSADDAIALASRLNPDNIPGRLTFITRFGAGRIRDGLPEVVEKVTAAGLQVAWVCDPMHGNTFEASSGYKTRRFEDVIEEVQGFFDVHHQVGTWPGGVHVELTGDDVTECVGGGEDLLEADLGDRYESVCDPRLNRVQSLELAFLVAEMLRARSV; encoded by the coding sequence GTGGAAATCCCCGACCTGGCGGCGCTGCACGCGCTGTCCCCGGCCCAGCAGCCGACCTACCCCGACCGGGCCGCGGTCGACGCGACCGTCGACCGGCTGCGCACGCTGCGCCCGCTGGTCCTGGGCCACGAGTGCGACGACCTGACCGACAAGCTCGCGGCGGTCAGCCGGGGAGAGGCCTTCCTGCTGCAGGGCGGCGACTGCGCCGAGACCTTCGCCGGTGTCACGGCCGACAACACCCGCAACAAGCTGCGCGTGCTCCTGCAGATGGCCGTGGTGCTGACCTACGCCGCCTCGGTCCCGGTCGTCAAGCTCGGTCGCCTCGCCGGCCAGTACGCCAAGCCGCGCTCCTCCGACCTCGAGACCCGGCTCGTCGACGGTGAGAAGGTCACGCTGCCGGCTTACCGCGGCGACGCCGTCAACGGCTTCGACTTCACCCGCGACGCCCGGGTGCCCGACCCCGCGCGGCTGCTCGAGGTCCACCGGACCTCGGCCGCGACGCTCAGCATGATCCGTGCCTTCATCGCCGGCGGGTACGCCGACCTGCGCAAGGTCCACACCTGGAACACCGACTTCGTCTCCGACTCCGTGGCCGGGCAGCGCTACGACGCCCTCGCCTTCGAGATCGACCGGGCCATGGCGTTCATGCAGGCCATCGGCGCCGACCCCGACGAGTTCCACCACGTCGACTTCCACACCAGCCACGAGGCCCTCCTGCTCGAGTACGAGCACGCCATGACGCGCCACGACTCCGGCAGCGGGGCGGCCTACGACCTGTCGGCCCACTTCGTCTGGATCGGCGAGCGCACCCGTCAGCTCGACGGCGCCCACGTCGAGCTGCTCAGCCGCATCCGCAACCCGATCGGCGTCAAGCTCGGCCCGACCACGTCGGCCGACGACGCCATCGCGCTCGCCTCGCGGCTCAACCCCGACAACATCCCCGGGCGGCTGACCTTCATCACCCGCTTCGGTGCCGGCCGGATCCGCGACGGCCTGCCCGAGGTCGTCGAGAAGGTCACCGCCGCCGGCCTGCAGGTCGCCTGGGTCTGCGACCCCATGCACGGCAACACCTTCGAGGCTTCTTCGGGCTACAAGACCCGGCGCTTCGAGGACGTGATCGAGGAGGTCCAGGGCTTCTTCGACGTCCACCACCAGGTCGGTACCTGGCCCGGCGGCGTGCACGTCGAGCTCACCGGCGACGACGTCACCGAGTGCGTCGGCGGCGGTGAGGACCTCCTCGAGGCCGACCTCGGCGACCGCTACGAGTCCGTCTGCGACCCGCGGCTCAACCGCGTGCAGTCCCTCGAGCTGGCCTTCCTCGTCGCGGAGATGTTGAGGGCCCGGTCGGTCTGA
- a CDS encoding threonine aldolase family protein, translating into MIDLRSDTVTRPTEAMRAAMAAAEVGDDVYGEDPTVLALQERVAAMLGHEAALFMPTGSMSNVLAVRSLVQPGQEVLCESAAHIARAELGAHGAYSGVTMRTWTHPRGHVDLDAVQALYAPDLGPYFVRTTAVSVENTHNFAGGTVLPIDQLRDLREWATGVGVGIHLDGARLWNAHVATGTPLAEYGAIADVLSVCLSKGLGAPVGSVLVGSADTVAEARVWRKRMGGGMRQVGVLAAAGLHALDHHVERLADDHAHARLLADACGADPASVETNIVVVDRSDAASYVERAAAQGVRVAAVGATKVRLVTHLGVSTDDARRAAEVLAAL; encoded by the coding sequence GTGATCGACCTGCGCAGCGACACCGTGACCAGGCCGACCGAGGCGATGCGGGCCGCGATGGCCGCCGCCGAGGTGGGCGACGACGTCTACGGCGAGGACCCGACGGTGCTCGCGCTGCAGGAGCGGGTCGCGGCGATGCTCGGGCACGAGGCGGCGCTGTTCATGCCGACCGGGTCGATGTCCAACGTCCTGGCGGTGCGCTCGCTGGTGCAGCCGGGCCAGGAGGTGCTGTGCGAGAGCGCGGCCCACATCGCCCGCGCCGAGCTCGGCGCCCACGGCGCCTACAGCGGCGTCACGATGCGCACCTGGACCCACCCGCGCGGACACGTCGACCTCGACGCGGTGCAGGCCCTCTACGCCCCCGACCTGGGGCCCTACTTCGTGCGCACGACCGCCGTCTCGGTCGAGAACACCCACAACTTCGCCGGCGGCACCGTGCTGCCGATCGACCAGCTGCGCGACCTGCGCGAGTGGGCGACCGGCGTGGGGGTCGGCATCCACCTCGACGGCGCGCGGCTCTGGAACGCCCACGTCGCCACCGGCACGCCGCTCGCCGAGTACGGCGCCATCGCCGACGTCCTCTCGGTCTGCCTGTCCAAGGGGCTCGGCGCGCCCGTCGGGTCGGTGCTGGTCGGCAGCGCCGACACCGTGGCCGAGGCGCGCGTGTGGCGCAAGCGGATGGGCGGCGGCATGCGCCAGGTCGGCGTGCTCGCCGCGGCCGGGCTGCACGCCCTCGACCACCACGTCGAGCGGCTGGCCGACGACCACGCTCACGCCCGGCTGCTCGCGGACGCGTGCGGCGCCGACCCGGCCTCGGTGGAGACCAACATCGTCGTGGTCGACCGGTCCGACGCGGCGTCGTACGTCGAGCGCGCGGCCGCACAGGGGGTCCGGGTCGCTGCGGTCGGGGCCACCAAGGTCCGGCTCGTCACGCACCTCGGCGTCTCGACCGACGACGCCCGCCGCGCGGCCGAGGTGCTCGCCGCCCTCTGA